AGAATCTTTCCTCTCTGCGGCTTTCACTCACCCAAAACAACACCCTCAAACCAAATCTGACCCATTTGGGATCCACAAAAACTAATCTAACTTAGATCATGTGGGTAGCAGCTGTGCATAACATTTATGTGGAGCTTACAAAATAGACAGAAACAGATCCTGCTTTTTATAGTTTATGTCTTCATGAAACGAAAAAAGTACATCCTCAAAAAGGCTAACCAATAACTCCATCAGACTCGAAACTGAAAGGGACAGTTCATGTAGAAAGAACCAGTAGATTACAGCCTATTAGAATAATTCACCAGTCTTCTTCTTGGCTCATAAAAGGGCCAAAGAGTATTTTCTCAGCTCATGGCATATTTTTGGGTCCAGCTGCGGGCAATGGCTTCATACTTAGATCTGTCATTTTTGTACATGTGGGCAATCTCGGGTACAAGGGGATCATCAGGGTTGGGGTCTGTGAGCAGAGAGCAGACTGAGAGAAGAACCTGCACAGGCCCAATATATATGATCAGTTTGATCAACACAGATCAGGAAGCAAAGTTATCTCATAGATGTTCATGGTAGTAAGCATATCAAGTGAAAACACTACCTTTGATATGGTGAGAGCAGGACTCCATTGATCTTTCAGAATGTCCAAACAGATGCTGCCGTTGCTGTTTATGTTTGGATGGAAGACCTTAGTCCTAAAAGCGACCTGCCAATGACCAACACAATGTTACAGGGCAGCCCATGCAGCAGTAGAACTACTGGAAGCAGAGCAGTTTCTGTAAATAAAAGTTACTTTCATATTAGCAGTGATGGTTATTATGAATTTTCACTTTATGTCGAAGCTTAATTTAGGtgcttcttttttgttattGGCAAGTATGCCTGAGAAATTCATTCTGAATGTTGAACTCTTTATCTCCTTCAACTTGACTGTCAAATGGAGCGCACTTCCTAGATGGAAGAGAACTTCTTGGCATGAAAAAGATGGACTTGAGATCTATTGGATGATCTAAAAGTCATTCCCGCGTCACTGAATACTTGATGAATTTACAGCAAGCAGTTGGAATTTctaattcaatatttttctgaTTATGAATTTTGAACATGAGAACAGAGGATCAGGACCAAAGCATTATTGATGACAGGAAATAAGTACCTTTGGGGGTTTGAAGGGATAGTCTGGAGGGAAATGGATGACAACAAGGAAGACACCGCCGGCGTAGGGACTGTCATTAGGCCCCATAATGGTTGCTTGCCAGTGAAACATGTCAGCTGCCACAGGACCTGCATAATCCAAAACGATACAGAAAACGCCCCCAAAAGAAACATCAAGATTTCAATACAACCATGAACAGTGACTGTCTTGGATTCAAGAGAAGATCACCTCATTCTCAATCCTGGTACCCAAGTTCTCTAGTTTCAATAACTAAAGTGATCGGACATTGTTTCAAGTCGAAAATAAAGTTTACCAATTTACTAAAAACTGCCTATTTAATGAAGATCGGTGTTCCGATCACTGAAATCTGTGTTGGCATAAACATGTATAGATGGCTGTAATGCtgttcaaaaacaaaaagaaaccaaataTTTCgttcagaagaagaagaagttttgAGTCAAGGTGAATCCATTGG
This window of the Nymphaea colorata isolate Beijing-Zhang1983 chromosome 2, ASM883128v2, whole genome shotgun sequence genome carries:
- the LOC116249240 gene encoding ubiquitin-conjugating enzyme E2 28-like translates to MASRRIIKELKELQRDPPTSCSAGPVAADMFHWQATIMGPNDSPYAGGVFLVVIHFPPDYPFKPPKVAFRTKVFHPNINSNGSICLDILKDQWSPALTISKVLLSVCSLLTDPNPDDPLVPEIAHMYKNDRSKYEAIARSWTQKYAMS